CGAGAAATTTAGCATAACTGAGATCGTTGCCGAATAGACCCTGGGGAGCCTTATAAAACAATGCCCCAAATAAAATCAGCCACATAAATGGCTGAATTACCCCCGCGATTAGGGTTGAAGGACGACGTTGTAATTGGATGAACAGACGTTTAGTCATGGCCAGAGTTTCTTGCAGAAATTCCCCTAGCACATTTCCCCCATCGTCCACCGTTGCTGCTCTAGTGGGATTGGGGGCTAAACTAGCTTTTAAGGAAGAAGGTGTGATGGTTTGGCTCATGAAATATTTACCTCTAATGCAGTCTCAACGAGTAATTTGGATAGTCAACAGTTTATAAGTGATCAGATGGCTCTCTTGGGGTTCCGGTGATCAGCAAATCCTCTCGAAGAAAAGACTTACACCCTACCACTTCTCCAATATACAAGGGGCGCAAGCCCTGGTGGAGAGGAATGTAAATATTTATTAAATTGTAGCTTTTGATACAACGCGGAGGGGGTGAAGTGTGTGTGCTCTCCTTGAGCATTTGCTTGTCATTGTTTTGGGTTGCCCTATTGCTTAACCCGAATCGAAATGTCACGCACTCAAACCATTTACCATTAACCCTTTTTTTTTGATGAAATTACAACTCGGCATTCTATCCGGGGTTGCCCTGGCTACTCTGGCAACGGCTAGTGCGGCACAAGCTGCAAGCGTGACTGTCAATAATTTTTCCTTCGAGACACCATCAAACCCTAATTTTTCACCAGTTATTACCGGTTGGACTGTGAGTAGTGGCAACGCGGGGGTTCAGCCATTCAATGCGACTCAATTTCCAAGCGGAGTACCCGACGGTTCGCAGGCGGCTCTTATTGCTTTCAATGGTGGATCGATCCGTCAAGATGTAGCCGCCACTTATCAAGCCGGAACTCGATACACGCTCAATTTATTCGCGGGTATTCGTCTAGATGAACCGGGCAACTTGACCTTGCCGAACAGTACAATTTCGCTTCGCCGGAGTGATAATAATACGGTTTTGTCGAGTTTTACATTTAATCAGAGTTCCTTTTCGTCAAGAGGAGTATTCTTATCGTTCAACACTTCTTATCTGGCGGGGATTGCCGATCAGGGTGCGGGAATTCGCATCTCTATTGACCGTCCGAATAATGGGGGGACACAATTAGTTTTCGATAACGTTACACTTAATGCGACTCCTGTCCCCGAACCCACGAGTGTTCTTGGTTTTATCACCCTGGGCGGTTTAATGCTAGGGGGTGCTGTGGGCAAAGCGAGAAAATAATGCCCAAGGGAGAGGAGACGCGGGTTTCCTCTCTCTTTTTTGAGGGGTTTCATGGGAAGATCGCTATGGTGCAATCCCGATCATAATGAAACGAGACTCGATATTTTACCGGCTTTTTCAACAATCCCCCTCCCTTCTCTTCGATTTACTGGAAAACCCGCCAGATAATGCCACCGAATACCGCTTTGACTCCGTAGCTGTTAAGGAACCCAAATTTGAGATCGATGGCGTATTCCTGCCACCCGATAATGATAGTAGCGGGGTGATCTATTTTTGCGAAGTGCAATTTCAAAAAGACGAACGACTCTATGAAAGGGTATTTGGCGAATCATTTTTGTATTTTTATCGTCAGCGAGAACGATTTACCGATTGGCAAATTGTTGTCATCTATCCCACCCGTAGCCTAGAACAAAGTAACACCCATCCCTACCGGGCGCTGCTCAATTGTAATCAGGTGCATCGAATTTATCTGAAAGAATTAGGGGAAATTCAGCAGTTACCCCTAGGAGTTGCCTTGATGGTACTCACTACTGTGGAAGAAACCCAAGCACCAGAAAAAGCCCGCTATTTACTGGCACGAACCCAAGAGCAAATTGCAGATACAGAAGCCAGTCGCGCCATAATAGAAATGATTGCCACAATTATGGTGTATAAATTTACTAACTTGAGTCGGCAGGAGGTTGACGCGATGCTAGGACTACAATTGGCAGATACAAGGGTATATCGTGAAGCCAAGGAAGAAGGACGACTGGAAGGACGACTGGAAGGACGACTGGAAGGACGACTGGAAGGACGACTGGAAGGGGAATCTGCCCTGATTTTACGTCTGTTGCAACGTCGCTTTGGTGCAGTGGATGAGGTATTGGCTGCCCGAATTCAGGCTTTAGAAATCGAGCAATTAGAGTCCCTGGCTGAGGCTTTGTTGGATTTTACAACCTTAAACGACCTAGTGCTTTGGCTAAATCGCCCCTCGCAACCGCTTAACTAAACTTAGTCAAACCTAAGCCACCTGAAAGGGTGAGTTGGGAAATTTTGATGGCCAAATATCCATCCCTGACGATGGGTGACAAGGGCAATTCTCGTCGGAGGGTAGATAAAAGTTTATGCGGATGGCGAGACTCGAACTCGCAAGGCGTAAGCCACACGCCCCTCAAACGTGCGTGTCTACCAGTTCCACCACATCCGCTTGATTTTAGCTTAATCACTATAGCACAGAAAAAAAATAATCTGCAAGCAACTTTTAAAAATTACTGCCGCACAACCTTCGCGCCACCTGAGTTAGTACGGATAAACCTTTTAGGGAACCTTGAATCAAATGGAAGGC
This Microcystis wesenbergii NRERC-220 DNA region includes the following protein-coding sequences:
- a CDS encoding PEP-CTERM sorting domain-containing protein (PEP-CTERM proteins occur, often in large numbers, in the proteomes of bacteria that also encode an exosortase, a predicted intramembrane cysteine proteinase. The presence of a PEP-CTERM domain at a protein's C-terminus predicts cleavage within the sorting domain, followed by covalent anchoring to some some component of the (usually Gram-negative) cell surface. Many PEP-CTERM proteins exhibit an unusual sequence composition that includes large numbers of potential glycosylation sites. Expression of one such protein has been shown restore the ability of a bacterium to form floc, a type of biofilm.), translated to MKLQLGILSGVALATLATASAAQAASVTVNNFSFETPSNPNFSPVITGWTVSSGNAGVQPFNATQFPSGVPDGSQAALIAFNGGSIRQDVAATYQAGTRYTLNLFAGIRLDEPGNLTLPNSTISLRRSDNNTVLSSFTFNQSSFSSRGVFLSFNTSYLAGIADQGAGIRISIDRPNNGGTQLVFDNVTLNATPVPEPTSVLGFITLGGLMLGGAVGKARK
- a CDS encoding Rpn family recombination-promoting nuclease/putative transposase; the encoded protein is MKRDSIFYRLFQQSPSLLFDLLENPPDNATEYRFDSVAVKEPKFEIDGVFLPPDNDSSGVIYFCEVQFQKDERLYERVFGESFLYFYRQRERFTDWQIVVIYPTRSLEQSNTHPYRALLNCNQVHRIYLKELGEIQQLPLGVALMVLTTVEETQAPEKARYLLARTQEQIADTEASRAIIEMIATIMVYKFTNLSRQEVDAMLGLQLADTRVYREAKEEGRLEGRLEGRLEGRLEGRLEGESALILRLLQRRFGAVDEVLAARIQALEIEQLESLAEALLDFTTLNDLVLWLNRPSQPLN